A window from Candidatus Binatia bacterium encodes these proteins:
- a CDS encoding metallophosphoesterase translates to MVLPSANRGTWRSVHRRLPWLALGIAALASLALSACGGDDDNNGVAYSFAVLGCNRSNDLPSADNPSTVNLPQLQRTLADIAAMQPPPNFIFFTGDLVLGLTPDLDTLRNELEAWVQVYRVSPAGQNPAIRLVALPGNHESLRLGLEDVQCGVSNPGAEAVWLDVMAPFIAGDNGPTAGGPDQLETDQSRLSYSFNFRDTHFVVLNTDPVGAVASVPVHWIADDLAAARQDRSIRRIFALGHKPAFTPSDATPDCSLDSNPDVRNVFWDALTGASGTAYITSHAHLYNRSQPATPTQPSVTKTWQVVAGNGGSPVDTMWAESGAIPYYGYTVVSITTDGRTLLTGYGRNFDGSNYLAPSPAQQYPTTVRDSADITVQ, encoded by the coding sequence ATGGTGCTCCCATCAGCGAACCGTGGGACTTGGCGCAGTGTCCACCGGCGCTTACCCTGGCTTGCGCTCGGCATCGCCGCGCTGGCGTCGCTGGCGCTCTCCGCCTGTGGCGGCGACGATGACAACAACGGCGTCGCCTACTCGTTCGCAGTCCTGGGCTGCAACCGTAGCAATGATCTTCCCAGTGCGGACAACCCGAGCACGGTGAACTTGCCGCAACTGCAGCGCACCCTCGCGGACATTGCGGCCATGCAGCCGCCACCCAACTTCATCTTCTTCACCGGCGATCTGGTGCTCGGGCTCACGCCCGATCTGGACACGCTGCGAAACGAGCTCGAAGCGTGGGTGCAGGTCTACCGCGTCTCGCCGGCCGGCCAAAACCCGGCGATCCGTTTGGTGGCGCTGCCGGGCAACCACGAGTCACTGCGCCTCGGACTGGAGGATGTCCAGTGCGGCGTGTCCAACCCCGGCGCCGAGGCGGTGTGGCTCGACGTCATGGCTCCCTTCATCGCCGGCGACAACGGTCCCACAGCCGGCGGCCCCGACCAGCTGGAGACCGATCAGAGCCGTCTGAGCTACTCGTTCAACTTCCGCGACACGCACTTCGTCGTCCTCAACACCGATCCGGTCGGCGCGGTGGCGTCCGTGCCGGTGCATTGGATCGCGGACGACCTGGCAGCGGCGCGACAAGATCGGTCGATACGGCGCATTTTCGCGCTCGGGCACAAGCCGGCGTTCACCCCGTCCGACGCGACGCCGGACTGCTCGCTCGACTCGAACCCGGACGTGCGCAACGTCTTCTGGGACGCCCTCACTGGCGCCAGTGGCACCGCGTACATCACCTCACACGCGCACCTGTACAACCGGTCGCAACCGGCCACGCCAACGCAACCCAGCGTCACAAAGACATGGCAGGTCGTTGCCGGCAACGGCGGTAGCCCGGTCGACACAATGTGGGCAGAAAGCGGCGCGATCCCCTACTATGGATACACGGTGGTCTCCATCACCACCGACGGCCGCACGTTGCTGACCGGCTACGGGCGCAACTTCGACGGTTCGAACTACCTCGCACCATCTCCGGCGCAGCAGTATCCGACAACGGTGCGCGACTCGGCGGATATCACCGTGCAGTGA